A section of the Pseudomonas sp. FP453 genome encodes:
- a CDS encoding 5-carboxymethyl-2-hydroxymuconate Delta-isomerase, with protein MPHFIAEYTDNIEQQADLPGLFEQVHRVLGDSGVFPLGGIRSRGVRLDTWRMADGKHDYAFVHMTLKVGHGRDLATRQAVAETVFALITAHFAELQAQRLLALSFEMIELHPQLNFKQNNVHAFLNNPAG; from the coding sequence ATGCCGCACTTTATCGCCGAGTACACCGACAACATCGAACAACAGGCCGACCTGCCCGGCCTGTTTGAACAGGTCCACCGCGTGCTGGGGGACAGTGGCGTGTTCCCCCTCGGCGGCATCCGCAGCCGGGGCGTGCGCCTGGACACCTGGCGCATGGCCGACGGCAAGCACGACTATGCCTTTGTGCACATGACCCTCAAGGTCGGCCATGGCCGCGACCTGGCTACGCGCCAGGCAGTGGCCGAGACCGTGTTCGCGCTGATCACTGCGCACTTCGCCGAGCTGCAAGCACAGCGCTTGCTCGCGCTGTCATTCGAAATGATCGAGTTGCACCCGCAGCTCAACTTCAAGCAGAACAACGTGCATGCATTCCTGAACAACCCGGCGGGCTGA